In one window of Helianthus annuus cultivar XRQ/B chromosome 17, HanXRQr2.0-SUNRISE, whole genome shotgun sequence DNA:
- the LOC110922723 gene encoding uncharacterized protein LOC110922723, giving the protein MKNAIRCFISCIFPCGALDVIRIVHSNGHVEEISGTIRAAEIMKLHPKHVLKKPSSPSYNDEGTVSCPKIIILPPDAELKRGKIYFLMPVPPSLPEKTRSKSSSATRKKKTGIHTSNSENKNLLTNLLVSDRYLTEILSEKVKDPRKGRVGVWRPHLESISEATSDV; this is encoded by the coding sequence ATGAAGAACGCCATAAGATGTTTTATATCATGCATTTTTCCTTGTGGTGCACTTGATGTAATTCGGATCGTTCACTCGAATGGACATGTGGAAGAAATAAGTGGCACAATCCGAGCTGCTGAGATCATGAAACTACACCCTAAGCATGTTCTCAAAAAACCATCGTCTCCATCCTACAACGATGAAGGGACGGTCAGTTGTCCCAAGATCATCATCTTGCCACCAGATGCCGAACTCAAGCGTGGCAAGATTTACTTTCTTATGCCGGTTCCTCCTTCCTTGCCTGAAAAGACACGTTCTAAGTCATCTTCAGCTACAAGGAAGAAAAAAACCGGCATTCACACTAGTAATAGTGAAAATAAGAACTTGTTAACGAATCTTCTTGTCTCTGATCGCTACTTGACAGAGATTTTATCCGAGAAGGTAAAGGATCCAAGGAAGGGGCGTGTTGGCGTGTGGAGACCTCATTTAGAGAGCATTTCCGAGGCTACAAGTGATGTGTGA